From Hippoglossus hippoglossus isolate fHipHip1 chromosome 14, fHipHip1.pri, whole genome shotgun sequence:
ATTCTACTACATGttatagtatatagtatatagaATTATAATTATACGTAATGTGAATTAAATCTCttctatataaaatatttactatttgtaaaaataagaaaataagttCATGTTTTGACCATTTTTACAAAAGCAAGTGTGGAAGCAGCAAATGGTTGATGGACTAACACATactttgttttggtcttttcatggttGAAAATTTcttgacaaaatgaaaaaaaagaacaatgaaTTGCGTATGTAATCTGTACAAATCTTGAGAAACCCtcttaatttgtttaaatgcctgtttgttaaatgtttgtatttatattttatgttttttgataCCTGACAGAAATCTATGATGAGCTGTGTGCCAGGGGCGAGGAACCTGAcctgctgtctgtcctcacaGTCCTCGCATCCACCGTCATACCTGGATTACCACCAGGGGGAGGAATACAGAGCAAGTATGTGTGtcaaaaaatcaatcaaatcaatccaattttatttgtatagcccatattcacaaatcacaatttgtctcatagggctttaacaaggtgtgataTCCTCTGCCTTAAACCCTCAaaaagagtaaggaaaaactttaaaaaaaagaaaggacattttggttggtcctcacaaattcaattggctgtttgagggttaagaggTTCAGGGCTAGAATTAAGgttttaggttagggttaggcatttagttgtgatggttgaggttagggtaaggggctaggcCCTAGctgctagggaatgcattatgtcaatgagtgtcctcacaactatagagagatgtgcgtgtgtgtgtgtgtgtgtctgcgtgcatCATCAAATTACTCCATGttacttgtgtgtgttacagaagGAACTGCATTATTTCTGCCTACTATCAACAAAGAGAGATGCACGGGCCATCAGTACCGAATGTGAGTACAAACTATACATACGTCCAATTCTAACCATGTTACTTCCTTTAATGTGCAATTGTGACTgtgaaaactatttaaattcactattaTTATTCTCTACTTTACATGTGTGTCCAGGGCCTGGGAGGCTCCTGAGAAGCTCCACTGGGTCTCATCTCCGAGGATCCGTGGAGGGACTGTAATTAATGTCGATATTAGAACTGTTTTCTTCGTGTGTGCAATCTGACAAAAAGGGAGATGGTAAACAGACAGgggtgtttgtttacatcatgcTAACAAGTAGCATCTTGTCATAACAAATACAATGCAAAAACAGATCTAAAGcctaatacatttatatttatatgagaaggacattttgtaaaaactgAACTCAGAAACTCTGACCCAGCAACAAACCTCTGCCTCATATTCAGTGAACAGACAGTACAGATGACGGCCTGTAAAGCTGAATAATAATCAACTGTGAAATTGTCCATTTCCATTGGATAAAATAAGTGTTAGTACAGGTCGGgttgtattttaaatatgatAATGTTTTATGAATAGATATAATTAAagaattactttaaaaaaaaacttctatttgcctttcacctccaggaaagAAAACTGTTGTCAGTGCTAGTAAATATGCAGCTAACATGCAGTATTCATTTGTGACAGCAGGGAATGCTAACAGCTGAGCAGTTGATGTAAGTGcacaaatgtatatatttttttccttgtgGTTAGAAGTGAAAGGCAAATAAACAATGATATAAGTATTTTATCCTGATAAGTGAGTCTCGACATTCACATCgagaaaaattacatttcacattttatctCACTTTTTTTAGTTCTAAACCTGTAGAATAAAATCCACTTGACGGGAGTGTTGAATTAAAAGTCtgattatttaaaagaaaaaagagataCACAGAATATATTGCGGATTGATTGTGAAGAAGAATTGAATAAAAGTATCCAAATACCCTAAGATCAATATTTACAGACAAaccaatatttattttatagaaaTAAGTTATACATGTTGTGCGATTCCTTCTATAGATTAATCATAATTCTAAGCACAATCCTCAGTGtatgtgaaatgtattttttccatGATTTGGATATGTACTGTGCTGCCTTATTCATCTTTTACAGTATTGATAAGACTAACAAACAGAATCAGTTTCAGTCATTTCTATCGGCATCATACTGCAGTATTACATTGTTTCAGTAAGTACTTCTGTGTATAGACATTTAATGTTATGAGCCATGATTGTTTTAAACctaaataaagaatatttaacTGACTGGCAGTGTTTTTACTCACAATAACAGAAAATAGGAAAAATAGCTATTTTCAGCATTGCTGTGAAGTTAGaaacaataaagacaatatATCAAGCTAGACCAtaagaggaacattttaaaaatgtttgtctcCACACACTCATCAATCATCCAAAGCACTGATGAGATTCTATCGCAAAAAATGATACAGGACTacacagaatgaatgaaaagcacTGTCTTGCATAGTAAAGGATCTCCTCCAGCGAGCTGAGGAGAACCTGAATCTCGCTCTCCGCTCTGTCATTGTGATCTTGCTGACTATAAGGACGTCCTCTACAGGTCACGTTTGATTAGATGTGCTCCAATGACAACTCTGGATCTCAGCGTGTCGTGTCGTGATTACAATGAATTTCAATGACATGCACTGATGAAACAAGATGGGCGACTTGTGTGCaatcaacaaattaaaatgtctacCTCTGTGCTCCTTGTTTGAAGAAGCTCCTTTTAAACGCTAATCAAAATTCAGAATGATTTACACATGCAGCTGTCTGTTATCTAAGAGGATATTGCAGATGTGTTTAAGTCTGTATGTTGAGTACTACCTCACATACAGTCATGTTTGTTGAGGAGCACAGGAGACAGGGCAGCACTCTTAAATCAGCAGTCTCCTGTAAGTGGTCCTTCACTGCTTCTTTCGTCTGATTGCTTCTGTATGAGCCAATCACTTCAGGACATCAGACCCCTCTTCACAGTGATGGTGAATTCTTTGAATTGTAGATGTCGCCTTGCCGTCGTTCtcatcacaaaacaaaatgcaaatgatTATTAGCTGTTCCGAATGAAGAATCTGCTATTATCTGCATAAGCTTCAGACAGACGCAAATTGAAGGAGAATTATTCTACTCTCAGAATTTGGTTTTGTCACACCGAGAGAGCAATTATTGACTTTCTTGAAATCGATCAGTAAGTAAATAGTATGGAATAGGACCCCAGTGTGTTATACAGTGCTACCTATCCACACTGGTTTCTTGGAGGCGATTATTCATGATGGCCAAGGCCCCCACACCACCCGAGAATCCATTCTGATGGCTGGAGCTCTGCCGCGGGCCCTGGTGAGCCGTTTCACTCAGCTGCTTCTGCAGCAGAGCCAGAGACACCTTATTAGACACCATGAACTCGTTGACTGAGATCATCTCTCCTGACAGACGACGCCCGACATACACCCCGTCAGCCACCGCGCCTGCATCCgtctcactgtcacacactgtctCCTCCGAGCCATCCGtgtatctgtgttttcctgcaggacagtGGGATGAGATGGGCTGCACAGTGTTACGTTTCAAGTTTTTACGCCTGGGGTGTGCTGCCAGGGACCTCTGGTttcgtttttttgtttggaGGCAGGGGCAGCAGAGGCCCCAGCATCCAGGTGCAAAGCAAGAACAAGGCTGATGCTGCCCACAGCATGCCATTTTACCCAGAATCCAATTGAGAGTTTGCTTGATGACAATAGAAATGACATTGAAAAGTGAGTAGATACAACATACTCCCATTAGGATGAAAAGGCAGTTCCCCAGGCGGTAGGCTTCCTGAGACTCATACTGCTGTCTCTGGCTGCTCACCATGTCCCCGAAGCCGATGGTGCTGAAGGCCACGAAGCAGAAGTAAAGGGAGTCCATGTAGCTCCAGTTCTCCATGGAACAATACAAGGTGGAAGCACTGCATGCAATCACAATTGATGCTATTCCCAGGATCAGCATAACATAGTAGACTGATGGTTTCCAGCCCTCCAGGCTGTCCTCCTCACCTGACGTCTCCTCCCTGCTCGACATCACCCCGACACCACCACACTTCAGTCGGCGCTCGTGACACCAGCGCATGATGTAAGCTAACATCGTGATGATCCTCTCCAGGAAGAGGTTAAAAAAGAGGATGGTTGCAGCACAGCCAATGAGACCGTAGAAGATCAAGAATATTTTTCCAGGTATGGTCGCTGGTGTGGTCATGCCAAAGCCTAAAGGAGACAAATGCAACATAAAAgctcaaaggtcaaggttaggAGCATCTGAGGAGGATGAAGTTGtattaaactttaaaagtgaAGGCTCACCAATAGTGGAGACAACGGTGCCTACAAAGTAGAACGCTCCAGAAAAGTCCCAGCGGGGCCTCAACGTGTCCACTCGGATCCCAGCTCCGTTCGCCTCCTCATACTGCCGCAGCAGAGTGTGGAGGGCGCCCAGGTTGACCCTGTACCTCTGGGTGAAGTTgcccagctgctgtttccagagGCGGCGGGCACGCAGCTCAAAGGGATGCTCCAGGGTTGAGAAGATGGCCGCTCCGCACAGCAAGTAGAGCAGGATGAGCCCGGCCAGCAGGCAGAAACGGGCGTTGTCTTCATTCACGGGCGCCCtcgggcagcagcagccgccagcagcagcagcagccctccTCTGAGCCATgggcacagcagcagcagcgcagaTACACCACTGCAACAACATGCACCACTTCTGCTCGTGCTGCCgagtcacacactcacagcatgTGTTAGACACATCACCTGCTGCACAACTGACTGGATGAAAGACTTTTGGTTTACGCACACAGCCATGCATCTGGCTCTACAATTAGATCAGGATTGAAAAACATCTcttggaggaagaaaagaagatgcGTCTGAAGATAAGAGTCTATagcaagacaaaaaaagacatataTTAGCAATAAGTtcactaaaatgtaaaaacttgattatcattttattttgcatagCTGTATATgcttattatttaaaaaaatattcaagatGTGGCTAAATCAGCACATCATAAAGACATTCATTATAAGAACACATTAAATTCATGAAAACGTTTTAGTCAGTAGCAATTTATAATCCATAGATCAAAAAAATCATGGTTtctaataaaaagaaaaacttagTACCTGGTGTTGGCCGTTGCCTGAGCGTTGTTTGTCCTCGGAGCTTGTTCCTTGGATCTGCTGAACAATGACCAGCGAGAGGAAGcctcttgagtttttttttttttttgcacactGAGAGGCTGTCTGATGTTTCGTCTGTCAAACGCTGACGTCATCACACCCTCCTCTGTCTTCGAGCACACCCTGATTGGTGCAGCCACCTCTTTAATTTAAAAGCCCTATCCATTTTTCCCCCCAATCCTTCATCATGCTTCTAATTGACTTCTCCTGCAGGAGCTACAAGTGACAGAAGGTTTACTTTAGATAATTGGTCCTTTAATCCCTCAGTCACATCTTCCAAGCGCGGACCGAGGAATTTCATGTGCCTGATTACAGCAGACCATCAACTGAAAATAATGATTAACTGTGGCACAAACACTGGAGAAGATTCTTGTGACCAGAAGATAATTAGCTGGATAAATGTGAGTGGGGAGAAGTGGAAGACCAGATCCTGCCTTTCAGCCTAGACACTAAATTGAAAAGCTGGTGGAGTTAGATTTGGTCAGTAGCAAACACATCAGactgtgtttgtcctgtgcAGCCTCCGGCTCCTCCGACAGATCTTTTTGTTGTGGCTGCAGACTGTGTGGGAGGATTTGTTGAACGTGACTTtcagtttctctgtctgtccgtgGCTTTAATCTTGTCTGATGCTGCAGGCGAGGGCAGGGGTTCCCTCCGCCTGCCGTCTGAGTGGGCAGgtgtgaaagacagagagcacATGTGCCTTCATCTCGCCAGTCAACCCTGCATCAGGTGAACTTTAGAGTTTCATTCAATTTCCCCTCCGTTTCAGATATAGAGTTCTGCTTATTAATCTTTTGTACATGATGTTTTAATATATGAAACTATATGAAAGCATATTAATATACTGATATTTGGTTagtacaactttttttttacaatacaaTATTTGTAAAGTACAGTTTATGCATAGGAGTGTTCGTCCGTAAGACATTTGTGAATAaatcatttacacaaacacctctcttattattattttcatgtcattatttattaatgcttttatttattattatttattataatttgtaatattaacatgtctcctcttttttcattttacaaccAATAAAGAGGCCTGTGTCTGTGGTCTTTTAAACCTTCTCTTATTAAATTACTTTATgtacttatttattcatttattttcatggtGGAATTTTATCCAATGAATTATGGTTTTAATGAGgaattttttaatgttttttaataccCATGGCGCCTCATAGCACTCATCGAGGGTTCTGTGTTTTAACCCCAACTGGATCTAAACCGAAGTGTTACCCTAACAGCAAGACTTAGCCGTCAAACAGCCCACTAAGGCCAAAATGTCCtaactttcccaaaatgtcctaaCTCTGTAAGGTCTACCCCTCAAATGGCCCTCACAAAGATATTAATACAAGTAAcaacacatatacagtatacatacCAAATACCACCAACCATCATGATGAATAATAGGATATAAACAGCTGTTTCATGATGTTTTTCAATTTATTGAATAATGATGATTAAGCCGCAAATTTAAGAAATTGCAGAAAATAACTATCCACATCGTAGCTTTATAGTTTTGGCACCATTTTAATGAGATATTGTGGCATTTCTGATCATCTCCAGCAACAGAtgttttttagcttttaatTGCTTATTCCTCGTGACATCTCCTGCTGAGGCTGGAAACTGAGACTGTTTTTGGTGGCGAGTTATTGtaatcaatcaaacaaatcTTGCATTTCACcttcaatagtttttttttcattattctgaCAACGTTTCAGAAGCCAACCCATCTACAGTAATTCATTTGTAAGTGTTGTAGGGAAGTTTGAGAGTAAATGTCCACACAATTTGAGAGTGGCCTTTAGCTCAGCGGCAGCATGTTTCCTAATATGTCAATGAGGTTGTCCAGACCCCACAGGTAGCCATCCTCTCGATTGCCCTCTACCCAGGCAGTGCGGTGGTCCAAGGTAAGTGGTGAGGGCAAGACCACTGTCTTTCCAAAGTCGATCATCCAGACTCCTGTTCTGCCTGTCCAGTCATGCACAAACAGCAAGGAGCTGCCCACAACCTGCAGGGAAAAAGCAATATGCACAGTATCATCAGCCTACACCTGCCCAACACAGCCTCAAAACCTTATCATATATTTTCTACTTCTTATACTATGAAAAACTTCTAGTGCACTGTGCAACAGCTAACCTCGTGTGTTCTGAAGAAGTCGGATGCCTCCAAGACCTGCCGCAGCTGTTTCAACTGTCTCAGATATCCCCACTGAAGGTTAAGATACAATAATGACCAAAGAGAAGGAAGTAGGTGAAGAAATTGAAAGTATATGTGAAGATCGAACTCACCATGATGTGCGTACTGGACTCAACAAAACTGCTGAGTGCTTCCGTCACTTGCTCTCTGCTTTTGGTCTGTTTGAAGTTTGTGTGACATTCGTCATTTGCCTTCTGCACAGGACATGTAACGATTATAGTACAGTATATATGATATATCAGAGAGTGAcattaactccaccaaggctgaaATATGTGGAAACTGTCTTTGATCACTGTTTTATATTGCCctatatgtacatttttatcTATGCAGATAAATGTGTGATGGATGAATGTATTTGCTGCAGATACTGTAATGTCCAAGACAAATTTAACCCTGGGCCCATCTTttcttaaaaatacatattcattGGTACATTTTTCAAAGACTAGGCATTGCAGCAGTACACTCCCCACATATTAAGATGAATCAGTGACCTGACTCTGCCATCTTAGATGAGCTTACCCTGAATCCTTCGATGCGGAACCCCAGAGTTGTTGTGGAGCTCAGTGTCTCCCTCCACTGCATGTACCTGGTTTTCAGCACTGCCTGCTGGGTTCGCTCCTGGGCCGTCGGGGCCTCTGGGTCCACAGCCACCATCTTCTCATACATGTCGTTGCGGGGCTGGGGACGTTCTCTGGCCATTTGCAGCTCCTCCTCGAGGTATGTGCTGCGAAGGACAGTGCCTCATCGTCTTTATTGTTATTTGGCCATATTGCTTGTATTGGTATTAGCAAAGCAGGGGAACACATTCCTTTCTAATAGGAACAataatatgacaaaaaaatttAATATGCTTACTTGAAATAAGGAAAATCAAAGTGGGACATATGtaagtaaattaaattactATTTGACTGTGTCTCCACCTTTGACCTTGCACTGTTTCATTTAAACTTACCGGCTGCCCATCTTGCAGTCCATGATGGCAGGTGTGTTGAAGTGGGTCAGCAGGTTATCCATCATGTTGTAATCCTGCTTGTCACGCTGCACAACACCGTGGTAGGCAGGAACAAAGGACCTCAGAGTGTCTGCCATCAGACGGAGGTAACATTGCTGCTCCCCCTTACAATACCTCTTCAGCAGTGTGCCGTAATCCCCTACATGAAAGTTCCCTGTGAGACAAGCAACAAAAAGAAAGCACACAAGACATGGTATTTGTTCCAGTACTTACCcagtggattttgttttgttttatcacaGTAAGACCTGCAGAAGAGCAACATAAAAGACAACAAACCTGCATGTCCAACCACTTGAAGCCACTGCTGAGGTTTCTTAGGAGTCATGGGAACGAGAGACTAGGTCCCAcggcttttgtgttttttccatgcAGAGTTCTGCATgggatgacaaaaaaaactaactctCAGTCAGTCATtcttcagcaaacacacactccaggtCACACTcttgtgttgtctgtgttttgttttttttacagttgagCAGCTACGACCTCAGGTTTCAGAGTCACTGAGGCTACTTTTTGCCTTATGGGTAAACAACGTCTCCATGGAGACGGACCCTCACTAAGACCGAGTGAAGACATGCAGAGGTCGGCTCAAGGGTTATGCAACAGGTTTATCAAACATTTACAGGAAGTGCTTGTTTTTCCTACTGGAAACGACTATTAACCATTTAAACAAACAGTATGAAGCTGAACATAAAGGGGTCCACCTCAACATGAGAGTTGATTCAATGTAATACTGCATTTACACAACTGTGTCAGATAAAGGCTTTATAAATATGAAGAGTTACTTGGTTCTCATTGTTCCTCATATCattgtaaattacattttggttAGACTGAGAAACTGCAAGGTGACGCTTTTCTGATGGAGaaaatgattaataaaataacagGAAAGATCAAATGTGACTTaacttataataaaaaatagatatataaatatttctacTACTCATACTATATTTAGCAGAATTATCAGTGATACTGCTATGAGTCAGTTTTTTAAGGTGCAGGACTTTTACCTATAATGTAGCATTTACAGTGTTATTACTTCCACCACATAGGTTATGATATtgtctctgtttatttattaatttttttgcaGAATtaacaaaaactactcaaccgatttccatgacattttgtggaggggtgaggcatgacccaaggaaaaccaaacactatatcttggtgtggatccagatcagtgGACGGATCcgggattttttctttttcactttctttaacattgtgaaatagggcgtttttcaacatcttagttgattcctcagagaataattcatggatcttgatggaaacaATAAGACGTGTttgggggactgatatttatgtgtgtgtgcaatttggtgcagatccaaataaaaatctgaatctagtgaatttaaatgtggtttcataatgagactgttgggtcttgggGGAAGTATATGCTCTACATATTGAAATGAACCTGTGATTTAACCCTTCCCTGACTCCTTGTATCTACTCTCAGCATCCTCTTGTACTCTTGTAGCGCGATTAGATGCAGTGTTTCTTCCTGACCAGCGAGTGCAGCAAAGCGCCTGAGACGCGGCGAAGCTTCATCAAACCCAGACAGAAGAAGAGGCTGCGGAGGGCGCGCTGACAGACGAAGAAGAATTTAACGGTTCCCGGTTCTTGAACCGCTGCAGCCTCCATCCTGCCGGTGCTTTACAAACTGCTTTGGACTCGACTGTAGCACCGGTCAAACCGGTAACTGCCGCACTGACTGCTCCATGCTAGCTCACCGCGATGTGTTTCCGACGAGTAGCTAAGTGCTAACGACCCACGTCAACAAGGAGCATTACTCCAGCAGAAGGTAACGTTCACTTGCTCCTGTTTGGTGAAAATCCCCGCACCCAATGTCGTCATGTGTTTCACAGGAATAGTTTGGTTAGCTCTGCAAAGATCACATTCACTAACTCGAGTTACCCAGGGTTAACTAACGACACTGTCCGTGCTAGCTAACCTCAGCTAACGTCAACGTTACGAGAGCCAAGATGTCACTCTTGCTAGCCGAGCTATTGACGGAGAAGTGGCAGCTAACGTGGTTTTGTATTCCTCCGAGGAGCGGAGCCTCGCGTGTAACGTTGTTGTAGCGGAACAACGAACAGCCCCACTGTccacgatgtgtgtgtgtgtgtgcagtcgaagcagacacagacagacacacactccctgtCACTGTCTCTTTCACGCTGCACGGGAGAAAGTGAAGTCAAGCGCGAAATATGAATGACATTGCACCGCAGCTAAATGGAGCACAACGTAATAACTTACCCCGTAAGACGCGACCTGATCTATCTGCTTAGTCCTCCACATATGTTATGACCCATCAACCAAACTTTTTTCAATGAAAGTGACGGCAACCTTTCAAAATGTACTCTGTGTGCTCGCTACCGCCCCCCGTGGTATGTTGTGATGAGGACAGACGGTGCGAGGTGAAATGAGACGATTGCATGATAATGATGTggacatttaaaggttcagtgtgtaatgTTTAGGTGAAGGGGGGGtctattatatataaaataatgctagtgttgtttttacttgtgtttcatctaaattctacaaattgttgttttctttaccctttatatttaattactttatgtttacattgggagcaggtcctctctacggaggctgccatgtttttttacagtagtccaaactggacaaactcaactccatttgagtttttatgacaactgaaggctgccacaggttctctttcatgtttggaagaggagggtgaggtgaggggtgttcagctgcaacatgcaacttcactcactaaattctacacactgaccctttaaaaaaatgactcaTGCATATGGGAAGTTAGCTCCCCCCTTGTGGCTCCAGTTTCTGGTGAGAAATAATATCTATAGCTATATTAATAATTACTGACATTCATCCTATAATGGCTGTTATTCCCCAAAttaattgtgtttctttctgtggaCCAAGCAGCCATGCCAAGCGATTGAAATGTAGGGTTATAACCAGGCTATAGCTCTTGTTTGTTCCTGGCTTCAGTTGTATCATGACCTGGCAGCCAGACAATTACTTGTAAAATGTCAACTAACATTACCcaggtttatttttgtaatagtAGAGGAGTCAGTTGATTTCAGCAGACTATAATTCATAGATATCATTCATTTCTTCTGCACAGAGCAGAGCAATGGAGGGAGGCTCTGAGGTGATGGAGGACATTGATTTTCGAGGGGTGGAGTTTTCTGTCAAGATAGAGGTGGACAAAGGTCTGCTGATGGTGGAAATCTCAGACTCACTGACAGCGGATCAGTGGAGGGGGGAGTTTGATCCAGCATGTAAGTAGCATACATTTGTCATTGACTAAATCTCATCACTGGCACAAATAGTCCTACTAAagctattcatttattttatatttgttttagaCATTGAGGATCTCACTCGGAAAACTGGCAACTTCAAGCAGTTTCCCATTTTCTGTAGCATGCTGGAATCTGCTGTTAGAAAGGTATGTGTGACACAGCTTTTACACAGATACAATAAAAAAGTAGTGGCGGAATGAGTAAACATGAGGTCAGTAGAACgatgtgaacacaaacactcacacactccctcGAGGCTGTGTGAGCTGAGGCGAGACTCATTCGTGTCCAGTGTTTCCAGTTGAGCTGTCTTATTCTCCCTCTTCATTATTGTACTGAAACACGGGCTAAACGGAAAAGAGCCTGGAGGAAAATAAGTGTAACAATTTGAATTTTGGGTACATAGAGAAATCCGTCTCAGCTGAGCTATAGCATACACAAAAGCACAATACACACACGAGCACATAACCTTTGTTTGCACTGTTTCACCAAACATTAGCCCCCTGGCTGTTTGTTGCTAAAACAAAAGAATTACATGGAGCACAAAAACGGTCAAGCAGTCAAATTTGTTCAATAACATTGCAATTcccaaaagtgaaaaataaaaaatattattgtttttatatatatatatatattttttaatagtGTAGACATGAAGTATCTTTTTTACTATTTTGACGTCTTGATGTaatgaaatctttattttctgatttTGTATAGTTAAACTTTTTTTCCAGATGAGTGATTCTGTTACACTTGACCTCCTGACCTACGCTGACCTGGAGCTGCTACGTAACAGAAAAGCAGGAGTGGTTAGTCGTCCTCGCGGGCATCAGCAGTCGTCTGCTCTCACAGCCAAAAGATATCTAATCCTCATATACACTGTGGAGTTTGACAGGTTCGTCCCTCTTTGGtaactttaatatatatatattacacgTCATGTCATGTTTGTTGTATTAAGCCCTCTTTTGAACACAGTATTTCAGTTCGGTCAGTGGGGATAACTGTCTTGATGTGCTGACTGTTTTGCATTTGTAGGATACACTACCCTTTACCCTTGCCCTATGTTGGTAAGCCTGACCCAGCTGCCCTGCAgaag
This genomic window contains:
- the itpkca gene encoding inositol-trisphosphate 3-kinase C isoform X2, which gives rise to MTPKKPQQWLQVVGHAGNFHVGDYGTLLKRYCKGEQQCYLRLMADTLRSFVPAYHGVVQRDKQDYNMMDNLLTHFNTPAIMDCKMGSRTYLEEELQMARERPQPRNDMYEKMVAVDPEAPTAQERTQQAVLKTRYMQWRETLSSTTTLGFRIEGFRTKSREQVTEALSSFVESSTHIMWGYLRQLKQLRQVLEASDFFRTHEVVGSSLLFVHDWTGRTGVWMIDFGKTVVLPSPLTLDHRTAWVEGNREDGYLWGLDNLIDILGNMLPLS
- the LOC117773954 gene encoding potassium channel subfamily K member 13 isoform X2 is translated as MLLQWCICAAAAVPMAQRRAAAAAGGCCCPRAPVNEDNARFCLLAGLILLYLLCGAAIFSTLEHPFELRARRLWKQQLGNFTQRYRVNLGALHTLLRQYEEANGAGIRVDTLRPRWDFSGAFYFVGTVVSTIGFGMTTPATIPGKIFLIFYGLIGCAATILFFNLFLERIITMLAYIMRWCHERRLKCGGVGVMSSREETSGEEDSLEGWKPSVYYVMLILGIASIVIACSASTLYCSMENWSYMDSLYFCFVAFSTIGFGDMVSSQRQQYESQEAYRLGNCLFILMGVCCIYSLFNVISIVIKQTLNWILGKMACCGQHQPCSCFAPGCWGLCCPCLQTKKRNQRSLAAHPRRKNLKRNTVQPISSHCPAGKHRYTDGSEETVCDSETDAGAVADGVYVGRRLSGEMISVNEFMVSNKVSLALLQKQLSETAHQGPRQSSSHQNGFSGGVGALAIMNNRLQETSVDR
- the itpkca gene encoding inositol-trisphosphate 3-kinase C isoform X1 — encoded protein: MTPKKPQQWLQVVGHAGNFHVGDYGTLLKRYCKGEQQCYLRLMADTLRSFVPAYHGVVQRDKQDYNMMDNLLTHFNTPAIMDCKMGSRTYLEEELQMARERPQPRNDMYEKMVAVDPEAPTAQERTQQAVLKTRYMQWRETLSSTTTLGFRIEGFRKANDECHTNFKQTKSREQVTEALSSFVESSTHIMWGYLRQLKQLRQVLEASDFFRTHEVVGSSLLFVHDWTGRTGVWMIDFGKTVVLPSPLTLDHRTAWVEGNREDGYLWGLDNLIDILGNMLPLS
- the LOC117773954 gene encoding potassium channel subfamily K member 13 isoform X1; its protein translation is MHGCVRKPKVFHPVSCAAGDVSNTCCECVTRQHEQKWCMLLQWCICAAAAVPMAQRRAAAAAGGCCCPRAPVNEDNARFCLLAGLILLYLLCGAAIFSTLEHPFELRARRLWKQQLGNFTQRYRVNLGALHTLLRQYEEANGAGIRVDTLRPRWDFSGAFYFVGTVVSTIGFGMTTPATIPGKIFLIFYGLIGCAATILFFNLFLERIITMLAYIMRWCHERRLKCGGVGVMSSREETSGEEDSLEGWKPSVYYVMLILGIASIVIACSASTLYCSMENWSYMDSLYFCFVAFSTIGFGDMVSSQRQQYESQEAYRLGNCLFILMGVCCIYSLFNVISIVIKQTLNWILGKMACCGQHQPCSCFAPGCWGLCCPCLQTKKRNQRSLAAHPRRKNLKRNTVQPISSHCPAGKHRYTDGSEETVCDSETDAGAVADGVYVGRRLSGEMISVNEFMVSNKVSLALLQKQLSETAHQGPRQSSSHQNGFSGGVGALAIMNNRLQETSVDR